The genomic stretch CTCACACCCCAGTTTGATCACTTGCTGTCTTCCAAGGTGAGCAGGATTCAGTGCAATTTGTTCAAGACACGAAAAAGAACCTTCTCCTGCCACCTCCAGCACGCAACAGAGGCAGTTCCCTTACTGGCCACCCCCTGACCCAAAGTCATCTCACTTGGTTGCTCCTAGACCAGAAGTATTTGCCTTTCAGCAATCTGTCTTTGCTCCACACCTTGTCGGTACTGCTCTTCCCAACTGCCCCAGCCCCTTGCCGGCATTTCTGGCTCTCCATGCAGGGACTGGCGTGCTCACCACCTCCCCTGGCTACCAGAACCATGGGCAGGATTAGCCCAGCCCCTGTGACAGGCTGGGGGGTGGCAATGGGTGCCCGTGATGGATTTGGCTGTTCTGGTTTTCTCAAGCAATCTCAGTGTGCGGAGCAGGGAGTTTCCTTGGGTCAGCAGTGTCGGTAGCAGAGACCACACAGTTTTACAACGGTGTTTAATGCCACGCTGCGCTGGCTCTAAACCACTCTCATTAGCCCTTCCACTATCCAGCTGACCCACTGGGAGTGGTGAGCATGTtagcaaggaaaagcaaagaccCCGTGGGTTTTGTGTGCCTGGAGGGCTGGGAAAGATGTGCCAGGGGGTCTAGGGAAGCATATTTCCAACTCCCACTTCCTCCAGAGGAGGTTTCCAAACCCCTGCTCTCCTCAGACCTGTTTCCTTTCCCCAGGTGTGGATTGAGGCAGCCCTGCAGATTTTCTACTCCCTTGGAGTAGGCTTTGGGGGCCTCCTCACCTTCGCCTCGTACAACACCTTCCATCAGAATATCTACAGGTGGGAGCCAGTTGCTGTCTCATAAAAATCGTGGGCTGAGGGGAGCCACAAAAACCTCAGCTGGTGGGTTCAAAGCTAGCAGAAGCATACGGGTGCTGCACACAGTCACCCAGCACTGCTCCTTGCCCGAGCACCTTACAGATACCTGGCAGCTTGCACAGGCTCAAGAAGGACAGAGGGATCTGTGGAAGAAAATTCTCCTAAGCATCAAGGCACAACAACTGACCCAGAAGTTTTGGGCTCTAGATGCTGAAGGCTGAGGATATTTGAGGCTAGAGTTAGGCAAGTTTGTCCTGTCCCCAGCATCTGTTGCAGGTCACCAGCAGAGAGGGGAGTCTGGATGTTGGACATTTGGGCTGATCCCCTCCACAGGGGAAAGCAAGCTTGGGAggaaacccaaaacaacccctGTCACTAGATGCTCCTTTTGCACCTGGAAAGTACATACCAAGAGAGGCCCTGGAGGAGTATCGGATTGGGTCACCTCACTGGGGCACCCAGGGCTGGCAAAGCCACTGTGCACTTCTGTGGGCACTAAGGAGTGGGCATTTTCAGAgcatcttctttctcctctatAGGGACACCTTCATAGTGACCCTGGGCAATGCCATCACCAGCATCCTGGCAGGATTTGCCATCTTCTCCGTTTTGGGATACATGTCCCAGGAGCTTGGGGTCCCTGTTAACCAGGTGGCAAAAGCAGGTGAGGCCAAACAAAGACCCTTCCTCCTTCACCCTCTCCCTGGGGGCACTGAGGAGCATCCCTCCCAGATGGAAGGCATCTGAGGGTCTCAGCATGAGGGATGAAGACGTACGCTCAGCTGGccagggggaaggaagaggggagacCGATTCCTGCTGTGCAAACATTGAGCAACACCAAGTGATGTCTAATAAAGGTCTGAGCAAGGAGCAGGCTGGTTCTCCTGCACCTCTCCATCCTCTGCTGCAGGACCCTTCCCGCCCATCTTGCAAGAGCCCTGGCAGTTCCCCGCCATGGTGCCGCTCTCCTGGGCCAtcctctcctccatcccccCGTGCCCAGTGCTGTCACCCCCTTTTCACCCTGCTGTCCTTTGCCTCCCCTAGGTCCTGGCCTGGCTTTTGTGGTGTATCCCCAGGCCATGACAATGCTCCCCCTTTCTCCATTCTGGTCTTTCCTGTTCTTCTTCATGCTGTTAACCTTGGGCCTGGACAGCCAGGTAAGGACAGAGCCCACCGAGCCAGCCGCGGTGCCCAGGCAGCCTGGGGGCTCAGGGGACCCTCTTCTCCTTTGTGTGCAGTTTGCCTTTATGGAGACCATCGTTACGGCAGTGACAGATGAATTTCCCTACTACCTGCGGCCAAAGAAAGCTTCTTTCTCAGCTGTCATCTGCATCGCCCTCTTCCTGATGGGGCTCATCCTCACAACAGAGGTAAGGGTGTGGGGTGGGATGCGTCGTGGGGACAGACTAGGGCCTCATTTTAGGAAGTGCTTAAGGCAGGGGCCGAGTTTGCAGAGACACGTGTATTCATATCAGCTAACAAGGTGGAAGAGAGACAATCGATGAGCCTGGGCTTCCTGGGGATGTGAGGTCCAAGGGGAGGCAGCCACACAACATTATTCCTGTCCCTGCACCAGCCCCAGAAGGAGAGTGATGTCTCCTGAGGGTGCCTGACCACTGTCTTCCCCAGTGCCCACGAAGGGGCTAAAGGAACATGTCCCCAAAAGCGGGAAGACATGGGTAAGGAGTTATTGGGATGATGGTACTGGAGATGCTGGCCACTGTGCTTTGCCTCCACAGGGTGGGATGTACTGGCTGGTCCTACTGGATGACTACAGCGCTGGCTTTGGTCTCATGGTGGTGGTGATCACTACCTGCCTCGTGGTGACGCGTGTCTATGGTAAGGGGGGGCTGTCCCCACAGGGGCACGGGGAAGGGTGGGCTGTCTGTATGAGAGAGGGACTTAGAGGGTAGGGGAGCCAGCAGCCTCACAATGGGGCATGAAACACCTCTGCTCCAACCACTTGTTTCTTCTTGGCCATCATTGGATTCACCTCTCCAGAGATATTTAGGGTGCTGAGCCTGGTCCCTCAGACAGCACCAGCTGGGCTCCCCTTCCTGTATCTCCTTGCTAGGAGGGCAGATGCTTCTTTGCTGTAGAGGATGCAAGCCACCACTTTTGGTTAATGCAGGGCAGCCTGGTACAGGCATCTAGCTCTGGGGGACTGATCATGGCTTCTAaatccctctccctcctccaggcatgaagaggttctgccgagatGTCCACATGATGCTGGGCTTCAAACCAGGGCCCTACTTCAGAGCCTGCTGGATGGTCCTGTCCCCAGCAACGATGATGGTAACTGCTCAGCTTGAGGtgctggagagctgcagtggTGTCAGCATCCCTGGGTGACCTCCTCTTGCAACAAGTCACTCTGCTGGCATCTCCTGCTGGTCTCTGCCTGCCCCAGGGACCACTTTCTTCCATTCCTGCAGGCCTTGCTGGTGTACAACATCATTAAGTACCAGCCCTCCGAGTACGGCAGCTACCGCTTTCCCGCCTGGGCTGAGGTCTTGGGCATCCTCATGGGAGTCCTTTCCTGCCTGATGATTCCCATGGGCATGGTGGTGGCCGTGCTCCGAGAAGAAGGGACGCTATGGGAGGTAGGAGGGGTTGGGGCCTGGCATTGCTGGGGAGCACCCCAGAAGTATATGGGGGTGACCACAACCTGCTGCTGAGCCTGTATTCTCCTGCAATTTCTGCATCCTCTCTCCTGGAGGCGTGCGTCCCCATCCCTCCTTGCTGCCCATGGGATGTGAGAGATGGCACATCCCAGGGCATTCCCATCCAGGCAGGCACTGAGTCACACTGCTTCCCAAGGGACAGCCCTGTGGGCATCCCCCCCTCCAAAACAAGCCTGCTACACCTCGCCTTGTGGGCAAGTGCATTGTCCCCGGTGTGGGACAGGCACGGGCATGTGGGACTTTGCACCCATTTTGCAGGAGCAATGACAGAGGAAGGAGGGCAGCTGCAGGGCCATGCAGGCAGCCCAGGTGGGATCCCTCTGCTGAAAGGTTTTGCCCAGGAGCAGGTTatggagctgctggctgctcaCAGCCTTCCCAGCCCCGGCTGGGCTTtgctgctctccccaggctgttaaaagcagagggagcagagcttgctgccctccccaggcagcaacttgctggctggagcacttgctggctGCAACCTGGCTTGGGAAACCTGTGGGCATGGTGGCATGGCCAGGAACCACCTTGGCTGAGCCTAACCCCTTGCCTGGGTGGCTTTAACCCCCCCCCGAGGTCATAGCCCTACAATAGCCCCTAGCTCCTGCAAGCCCTCCCCGCCAGCACCTGCAGACTTTAACACCTCCCCAGACTACGGCAGCGTGCTTATACAGAGCTGCCTTCCCCAAAAGTTTCAGGACAGGCTTTTGGCCCCATCCCATCCTCATCGGGGGCTCTTCCCATCCCTCAGGGCTGGCCGGGCACACCGTCCCCTGGGAGGGGTGGGTGGGCTGCTGGGTGGGGGTGCCATCCAGGGAGCGGAGAGGGTGCCAGTGCGGGGTGTCCGTGCTCCCTCCGCTTGTCCCCTCGCAGCGAGTCCAGCAAGCCAGCCGGCCCACCATGGACTGGGGCCCATCGCTGGAGGAGAATCGGACCGGCATGTACGTGGCAAGCCTGGCCGGCAGCCAGTCACCCAAGCCGCTGATGGTCCACATGCGGAAATACGGGGGCATCACCAGCTACGAGAACACGGCCATCGAGGTGGACCgggagatggaggaggaggaggaggaggagtccATGATGTGAGGGGATCCAGTgccccacgggctggggggggggtctcactCCCCCAATTTGCACAGGTTGCACTGTGGCACTTcagctcgggggggggggtgtcttctGGGGAGCAGTCGGGAGCTGCTGACCCTGCCGGCCTCCTCACCACTGTCCTGGCCCCTCCAGGACGGAGCTGCTGCCCGTCCCGGTGCCCCCGAGGTGTTTCTGTTCAGTGTGGCAAGCTATGTGACAAATCTGTGCGTTCGTGTGACGGTGTCTGGTTCAAGTGTCCGGGCTGCCCCGCTTCCACcctcagccccagcactgccctcCCCACGCAGGGATGCtcaggctgcaggaggtggggaggaggaggaggtcctCTGCATTGGTCGGTTCATGTTTGCGCATATTTAACTCCAATAACCCACAAACACGTGTGAGAAAGGACTGTAATATCCTCCACGCCCTTAGGACGGTGTGTGTCGGTGTGCTCCACTCACATGGAGGTACtccagcaaaaccagcacaaatcTGACCTAATAAATGAGCAGTTTAAAacaattagaaggaaaaaaaaaaaagaaaaaaaggtttataaACAAACCAGCTTGGGCCTTTCCAAATTTGTAGATCCCCCAGAGACCTCAGTGGGTCGGGGCAGCTCTTCCCCGTGgtgcctggcagagctggggtgagctgaaggaagggaagagtCTGGGTGACCTGTTCCCTGTGTGTCCAAGAGGTGTGGGAGAGGTCTTAGCTGGACCCAGTGCCAAAGGAGGACCCGTGTCCATCCCTGAGGGGGATCTGAGGGCTGTCCCTAGCCCTGgatgctgcttttcccaggGAAAGGTGAAGGGCTGGGTTTCAGTGCCTGCGTGTGATTTTTGGGGTAGCTCAGCCCGGGGCACGTGTCCCAGAGACCCCATCTCCTGTAGACGCTGCTGGCCTGGGGGGTGCCGGTGAGCTCTTGGACAGGGCTGTTTGGACCCGACACCCAGTCCCCATCATCCCAGTGTCGTGTGCGCCTTCTCCCGTGTACCGTCGGCTCACCATTAAAAAGCAGTGTGTGTGACACAACATCTGTATGGGTTATTTGGGAGGTCCTCAGCATGCAAGAAGGGCACATCTGGGGGGggcttccagggatgggggggcACAGCCCCTCTGGGTTTTGTCCTGCAGATCTCTGTCCTGGTCAGGTAAAAGCCAAAAACccagaataaacagaaaaaaatcaggtttatgTCTGGATTACGCATGTGGCCCTGATGCGCTGGGCTATTAACCCCATGGGCCACGCACCGTGGGCTGAGCCTCCAGGGTGAACACCGCCATTCACGCAAGGCTGCAGTTTTACTTAAGGAGCCTTCCCTACGGTGGAGGAGATTTAATTATTGCCTTCGCCCCTCTGAAAGCGTAAGGCCAGCTCCAACACTTTGTCCTCCTACCCACCTGCCTCCCCATAGCCGGGGGTGCTGAGCTCCCTCCCTGGCCGGCTCTGCCCCTTCTTTTCCCTGTAGGACCACCGATGGTTTTCCACAGCCTCCTCGCCATACCCCACCAtggctgcagcccatggagacgATGGGGGTCCCCAGCTTCTCCGGGTGCATGGGGCTCTGGCAGCACGACCGTGCTGCAAAGCACCTTCGGCCGCTAGCCCCTGGGTTAATCATTAGAGGCCAGCCATAAAAGTGTCGCTGATGGAAAGTTCAGGCCGTGGCGGCTGGGGAGCGGGAAGGGCCTGCCATAAACATTTATGGCCCCAATGAATCCCTCGCTCTAACCTTGACACTATTTACCGAGCGGGAGGCCTCGGGAGGTCACGGTGTTGCCCAGCCATCACTGTGGGTGCTGACTGGGGAGCCCGGGCTGGGCTGGCCCCAGGGGGGGCACACAGTGGGGTCTGCATGGTGCGATTGAGCCGGCGACGGGGTCGGGCATTTTGCGGTGTCGCTGCCAGCCACAATGTGCCAGAGCAACCGGGAGAGCCTGACACCTCCCCACGGCATGGAGATGGAGGTGCCTTGGGCTGAGCAAGTTGCTTTGGTCTCTGCGTGTTTCTGACCTTGTTTCCTACCCGTGTGGGGTCCTGCCACGTTCCCCCaatccccccccgccccggtaaTTCTGGGATGCTCCAGGCTCTCCCTTGGCAGCTGCCATCCATCGGTGTTGCGTGGCAGAGCGATGAGAAGGAcgctggggaggtggggggaccAAAGCTGACAGTGGCGAGGGGAAACCGAGGGCAGAAGGTGCCGGAGCAGCGGCACAGCCAGAGGACACGTCCCCCCCCGGCCACGAGCGGCTGCGCACAGGGAGGACCGGGACGGCTCCCAGGACCAGTGGTGCATctggactggatgatcttgaaggtcttttccaatctaaatgattccATCTATCATAGAATTATTGATATCCTCCACCGCAACACGGCCGGGGGTCCGACGCCGTCCTCCCCGCATCCCCAGAGACGGGCACCCCCTCCACTCCTGCtgttttgcccccccccccccccgctctcccggattgctttctctttcttcgCAAGACCCTTGGGcacagccggggggggggtgaccGGGGGGACAGGGGCAGTCCCGAGTGTCCGTGGGTCTCTGCCCCTcgccctgcctgtccccacccggggaagggggggggggggggtgtgtgacaGCGGTGACAGGAGCGGTCTGGTGCTGAcatctgctggggctggggcacaTCGCagggcgggctggggggggacacccgcTCCCGCACCCCCGCGGGACCGCGGCTGGGACTGGGGTGTGcggggcagggacagggaccGTCGCAGCCCCCCTCAAAAAAATAGCAGCCTGCCTGCACGGGTGAAGCCCGGCAGCtgcccctgtgagcccccccaaacccatccTGGgcttggctgggggggggtctgtgcccctgcagcaccagctcccCCCCCACAAACTCCTCTTGCTGCCCGGTGGGCAAGGGTGACAGCtcggcccccacctcccagccagccctgggcgGCTCACGGGGTCCCCCAGAGCCCTCTCCCCTGGGAAAGGGCCAGGTTGGGGTGAGCCaggtctgggggggggacatCAAGCCCCGGGCTCTCCCCCCGAAGCCCTGGTGATGTTGGTGGCCAGGGGCAGGCAGTGCCCAGGGTACCAGTATCCCGCAGGTAGTTCCCTGGGTACCAGCATCCCACAGGCAGTGCCCTGGGTACCAGCATCCCGCAGGCAGTGCCCAGGGTACCAGCATCCCATAGGTAGTTCCCTGGGTACCAGCATCCCGCAGGCAGTGCCCAGAGTACCAGCATCCCGCAGGTAGTTCCCTGGGTACCAGCATCCCACAGGCAGTGCCCTGGGTACCAGCATCCCGCAGGCAGTGCCCAGGGTACCAGCATCCCACAGGTAGTTCCCTGGGTACCAGCATCCCGCAGGCAGTGCCCAGGGTACCAGCatcctgcaggcaggaggaaggcacctgctgcctgcagccgctggccaaggcttgATCCCAGCCTCGACGCTTTCAAGGACAGGAGCGTGGTGAC from Buteo buteo chromosome 24, bButBut1.hap1.1, whole genome shotgun sequence encodes the following:
- the SLC6A7 gene encoding sodium-dependent proline transporter, whose protein sequence is MKNIRQQHLRKPVTPELLVSPSSQDGDLGSECPEDRGNWTGRLDFLLSCIGYCVGLGNVWRFPYRAYTNGGGAFLVPYFIMLAICGIPIFFMELSLGQFSSLGPLAVWKISPLFKGVGMGTILIVSLVAIYYNMIIAYVLFYLFASLTSDLPWQHCGNWWNTDLCLDHHVIKAGNTTFPVNITNTVSPSEEYWSRYVLHIQGSSGIGDPGRIRWNLCLCLLLSWTIVYLCILKGVKSSGKVVYFTATFPYLILVMLLIRGVTLEGAWKGIRFYLTPQFDHLLSSKVWIEAALQIFYSLGVGFGGLLTFASYNTFHQNIYRDTFIVTLGNAITSILAGFAIFSVLGYMSQELGVPVNQVAKAGPGLAFVVYPQAMTMLPLSPFWSFLFFFMLLTLGLDSQFAFMETIVTAVTDEFPYYLRPKKASFSAVICIALFLMGLILTTEGGMYWLVLLDDYSAGFGLMVVVITTCLVVTRVYGMKRFCRDVHMMLGFKPGPYFRACWMVLSPATMMALLVYNIIKYQPSEYGSYRFPAWAEVLGILMGVLSCLMIPMGMVVAVLREEGTLWERVQQASRPTMDWGPSLEENRTGMYVASLAGSQSPKPLMVHMRKYGGITSYENTAIEVDREMEEEEEEESMM